The following are encoded in a window of Cytophagia bacterium CHB2 genomic DNA:
- a CDS encoding T9SS type A sorting domain-containing protein has translation MIRPVFFSPTLFALFFLTTITQAQPVGGHIPIAHGHPGGTYPYNNAPASSICWGYAQGRAFGRYDGDQECNPAKTYASQIDENNFPYVSGASLSGIELGDIVVFGTIRQGANGHAAFVIYIPPGFDGSEAAIRNIKVDQVPAQNLQPQHGILLNNVIPQQGMPVGYHEGNGLSGGGPLNALVFRNSFGGGVICVGQTMSGTWCQFPGTYIERKINTESQLWIHSPSPQEHEGITRKFREWTRNGSHLTYSNPHLITVDGAATYEAVFDAYYDVTFKNQFPCGAGNGGVIVVNSQNKSSPHTTEVKQEINVTARANNQTYNGVIYNFSNWSNGSTNPEITFIPNTNVEYVANYVVVKPQQMSYFNLHVSSSPGQYIQLAWNQHPNSNVTYQVWRRAKPAGGSLGPPVLKATLANNVTSWTDYDYLMTSGYTHDLLEYDVRSYYVCGSTAIAADANYITVFGNGGIIPKATADPLNEETLPQSFAIQASPNPFVEATTLRYQLPSSAHLVLEVYDLNGRRLEVLSNGLHNAGNYSVVWQSVASSRSASGVYLYRFLAQPTNGAAPFVKSGKLVRIK, from the coding sequence ATGATCAGGCCAGTATTTTTTTCACCTACCCTGTTTGCCTTATTCTTTCTTACCACTATAACGCAGGCGCAACCGGTCGGCGGGCACATTCCCATCGCACATGGGCATCCGGGCGGAACCTATCCCTACAACAACGCGCCCGCTTCGAGCATTTGCTGGGGATATGCGCAAGGAAGGGCGTTCGGTCGTTATGACGGCGATCAGGAGTGCAATCCGGCGAAAACCTATGCATCGCAAATTGACGAAAATAATTTTCCCTATGTTTCCGGCGCAAGTTTGAGCGGCATCGAGCTTGGGGATATTGTGGTATTCGGTACAATACGCCAGGGGGCAAATGGTCACGCGGCATTTGTTATTTATATTCCACCCGGTTTTGACGGCAGCGAGGCAGCCATTCGCAATATCAAGGTCGATCAGGTTCCGGCGCAAAACCTGCAACCGCAGCATGGAATATTGCTCAATAACGTTATCCCGCAACAGGGCATGCCTGTGGGGTACCACGAAGGCAACGGCTTGAGTGGAGGCGGTCCGCTTAACGCCCTCGTTTTCCGCAACAGCTTCGGCGGCGGGGTCATATGTGTCGGCCAAACCATGAGCGGTACATGGTGCCAGTTTCCGGGAACCTACATCGAGCGCAAGATAAACACGGAAAGCCAGCTTTGGATTCACTCTCCCTCCCCACAAGAGCATGAGGGAATAACACGGAAGTTCAGGGAGTGGACACGAAATGGAAGCCATTTGACTTATAGCAATCCTCACCTCATCACAGTAGATGGGGCTGCGACATATGAGGCGGTCTTTGACGCCTACTATGACGTGACGTTCAAAAATCAATTCCCCTGCGGCGCGGGAAATGGCGGCGTTATCGTTGTGAACAGCCAAAACAAAAGCTCGCCGCACACTACAGAGGTGAAGCAGGAGATTAATGTCACTGCTCGCGCGAATAACCAAACCTACAATGGCGTGATCTACAATTTCAGCAATTGGTCAAACGGCAGTACGAATCCAGAAATCACATTTATTCCCAATACCAACGTGGAGTACGTTGCCAACTACGTTGTGGTCAAGCCGCAGCAGATGAGCTACTTCAATCTGCATGTAAGCAGCAGCCCGGGGCAATATATCCAACTTGCCTGGAATCAACATCCCAATTCCAATGTGACCTATCAAGTTTGGCGGCGCGCAAAACCCGCGGGCGGCAGTTTGGGTCCACCGGTTTTGAAAGCGACCCTGGCCAACAACGTCACTTCCTGGACGGATTACGACTATCTCATGACCTCAGGCTATACGCACGATCTGCTGGAATATGACGTGCGCAGTTATTACGTTTGCGGCAGCACGGCCATCGCGGCGGATGCAAATTACATCACGGTGTTCGGCAACGGAGGTATCATTCCAAAAGCCACAGCGGATCCGCTTAATGAAGAAACGTTGCCGCAAAGCTTCGCGATTCAGGCAAGCCCCAATCCATTTGTCGAAGCCACGACGTTGCGTTATCAGCTTCCGAGCAGCGCCCATCTCGTGCTGGAAGTTTATGACCTTAACGGTCGGCGCCTTGAGGTATTGAGCAATGGCTTGCATAATGCCGGTAATTATTCAGTCGTTTGGCAGAGCGTTGCATCTTCTCGCTCGGCAAGCGGCGTTTATCTTTACCGTTTTCTTGCGCAACCGACAAACGGCGCTGCACCGTTTGTGAAGTCGGGTAAGCTCGTACGCATAAAATAA